In Asanoa sp. WMMD1127, one genomic interval encodes:
- a CDS encoding Gfo/Idh/MocA family oxidoreductase has translation MRIGVLGAARIAPAALVRAAAVVGGVEVAAIAARDRGRAEAFARRHGIATVHDSYAALVDDPSLDAVYVPLPNGLHARWTLAAVAAGKHVLCEKPFTSNAAQAVSVRDAAAGTGLVVMEAFHYRYHPLARRMAGVVREGDLGAIERVETSMCFPLPRFGDIRYQWDLAGGALMDAGCYAVHCLRMLSPGEPSVTWARARTLRRDRRIDRAMTAEFVLPGGGTGRIQASMWSSTLLRIRARVVGTRGTMSVFNYATPQLPSRFSLTVDGRRRRERFGGEPTYVHQLRAFRDAVGGRPTNLTPPDDSVRTMTLIDAIYSAAGLPPRP, from the coding sequence GTGCGGATCGGAGTGCTCGGTGCGGCGCGGATCGCTCCGGCGGCGTTGGTGCGGGCCGCGGCGGTCGTCGGTGGGGTCGAGGTCGCGGCGATCGCGGCACGGGACCGCGGGCGGGCGGAGGCGTTCGCCCGGCGGCATGGCATCGCGACCGTGCACGACTCGTACGCCGCCCTGGTCGACGATCCCAGCCTCGACGCGGTCTATGTGCCGCTGCCCAACGGGTTGCACGCCCGGTGGACGCTGGCCGCCGTCGCGGCCGGGAAGCACGTGCTGTGCGAGAAACCATTCACCAGCAACGCGGCGCAGGCGGTCTCCGTGCGGGACGCGGCGGCCGGGACCGGGCTCGTGGTGATGGAGGCGTTCCACTACCGCTACCACCCGCTGGCGCGGCGGATGGCCGGCGTGGTGCGGGAGGGCGACCTCGGCGCGATCGAGCGCGTGGAGACCTCGATGTGCTTCCCGCTCCCCCGCTTCGGCGACATCCGCTACCAGTGGGACCTGGCCGGCGGCGCGCTGATGGACGCCGGTTGCTATGCCGTGCACTGCCTGCGCATGCTGAGCCCCGGCGAGCCGTCGGTCACCTGGGCGCGCGCCCGCACGCTGCGTCGCGACCGGCGGATCGACCGGGCGATGACGGCGGAGTTCGTGTTGCCGGGCGGCGGCACCGGGCGGATCCAGGCGTCGATGTGGTCGTCGACGCTGCTGCGCATCCGGGCCCGCGTGGTCGGCACGCGCGGCACGATGTCGGTGTTCAATTACGCCACCCCGCAGCTGCCGTCGCGGTTCTCGCTGACCGTCGACGGGCGGCGGCGCCGGGAGCGGTTCGGTGGGGAGCCGACGTACGTGCACCAGCTGCGCGCCTTCCGCGACGCCGTCGGTGGCCGGCCGACCAACCTGACGCCGCCCGACGACTCGGTGCGGACGATGACGCTGATCGACGCGATCTATTCCGCCGCCGGATTGCCGCCCCGGCCCTGA